From a region of the Zingiber officinale cultivar Zhangliang chromosome 4B, Zo_v1.1, whole genome shotgun sequence genome:
- the LOC121977055 gene encoding uncharacterized protein LOC121977055: MATAGASASSAAVSSASAAAVAACPSTVAPFALRKNYVTLKQLQDLRLKEQFDEEKKLRDCDFNIKGAEAARSSRHRPPRGFRRRAAPWPAPLSISELTGRKGTADDSAPAFAIGESAGGDGKRAWKGKDTLKSDAQKRAGPEESSENPIPANKEGNGRNRSARAQLKLTGVSGDEPKAAVLESERASRDKPISAKEGKGQNRQASLQPKLPGISGGASEVMVIESEEASRKNHIPVRNEGERRNRHRASARRKRAGVSGGDAESKGASSKNPFPMKKVGEDQHRPKLTGISTGGPEVSTTESKKAPSKNPIPMKKVTENQNRRRAMAQPKLAGVSCGQPEVVVTDESSSRNPIPMNKEREVQNQGLTQPKLAYFPCNRPEPSVQVQQQGFKGGEEAITRTPRKASNPVRGGGRRSRKLGPAGSVWVRKTLSS, from the coding sequence TGTTGCCGCCTGCCCGTCAACTGTAGCGCCTTTTGCTTTGCGGAAGAACTACGTGACCCTTAAACAGCTGCAAGATCTGCGCCTCAAGGAGCAGTTCGACGAAGAAAAGAAGCTTCGCGATTGCGATTTCAATATCAAGGGAGCAGAAGCGGCCCGATCCAGCCGCCATCGGCCTCCTCGTGGATTTCGGAGACGGGCGGCTCCGTGGCCGGCACCGTTGTCGATTTCGGAGTTGACCGGGCGGAAGGGGACTGCTGATGATTCCGCCCCGGCCTTTGCAATTGGCGAATCTGCTGGGGGAGATGGTAAGCGGGCTTGGAAGGGTAAGGATACACTAAAATCTGATGCACAGAAGCGCGCAGGACCGGAGGAGTCTTCGGAGAACCCCATTCCGGCGAACAAGGAAGGCAATGGTCGAAATCGGTCGGCAAGAGCGCAACTTAAGCTTACTGGGGTTTCTGGTGATGAACCGAAGGCGGCGGTCCTCGAATCTGAGCGAGCATCTCGGGACAAGCCCATCTCGGCGAAGGAGGGCAAGGGTCAAAATCGCCAGGCGAGTCTTCAGCCCAAGCTCCCCGGGATTTCTGGTGGTGCATCGGAGGTGATGGTTATCGAATCTGAGGAGGCATCTCGGAAAAATCACATTCCGGTTAGGAACGAAGGAGAGCGTCGAAATCGGCACCGAGCGTCGGCGCGGCGAAAGCGAGCCGGGGTTTCTGGTGGGGATGCCGAATCTAAGGGGGCATCTTCAAAGAATCCCTTTCCGATGAAGAAGGTAGGCGAGGATCAACATCGGCCAAAGCTCACCGGGATTTCTACCGGTGGACCGGAGGTGTCAACTACTGAATCTAAAAAGGCACCTTCGAAGAATCCCATTCCGATGAAGAAGGTAACAGAGAATCAAAATCGACGGCGAGCGATGGCTCAGCCAAAGCTCGCCGGGGTTTCTTGTGGTCAACCAGAGGTGGTGGTCACCGACGAATCATCTTCAAGGAATCCCATTCCGATGAACAAGGAACGAGAAGTTCAAAATCAGGGCCTGACGCAGCCCAAGCTCGCCTATTTTCCTTGCAACCGGCCGGAGCCTTCGGTGCAGGTGCAGCAGCAGGGCTTCAAAGGAGGCGAGGAAGCCATCACCAGAACGCCGAGAAAGGCGTCAAATCCGGTGAGAGGCGGTGGTCGGCGGTCGAGAAAACTCGGTCCGGCTGGCTCGGTCTGGGTCAGGAAGACCCTAAGCTCTTAA